Proteins from one bacterium genomic window:
- a CDS encoding polysaccharide deacetylase family protein — protein MNYQHMVRMAVIPCVVAALPVLALETTGETRIAKWKYDRQAAFLLMFDDSEPSHLKYVIPELEKRDLMGTFFIVPGAPWYDKNAWETKVPLTRMELGNHTLHHSGATNSVVAEAEIAGCQEVLHRIYPDRKNPRLIVFAYPGGSPWTLSAAEKAAMLKQNHFITRPPPAGHFGGVDLKTGTALVQVLDRALTNGSMEHLSFHGVGGDWLSVSLPDFTQLLDAMVANRDKLWVTDPVSLHKYESERDQAKVQVLEQQPGGLRLALHGLKDPLYDEALTLITPVPADWKKCSVTQGDQVATVSAVQGSIQYEALPDGPDIVIKPVR, from the coding sequence ATGAATTATCAACATATGGTCCGGATGGCTGTGATTCCCTGCGTCGTCGCCGCCTTGCCGGTGCTGGCGCTCGAAACGACGGGAGAGACCCGGATCGCCAAATGGAAATATGACCGGCAGGCGGCTTTCCTGCTGATGTTTGACGATAGTGAACCCTCTCATCTGAAATATGTTATTCCCGAATTGGAGAAGCGGGATCTGATGGGTACGTTTTTTATCGTTCCGGGCGCCCCCTGGTACGATAAAAATGCCTGGGAAACGAAAGTTCCCCTTACGCGAATGGAGCTTGGCAACCATACCCTGCACCATTCAGGCGCCACCAATAGTGTGGTCGCGGAAGCAGAAATCGCCGGCTGCCAGGAGGTGTTGCACCGGATTTATCCCGACCGGAAGAACCCCCGGCTGATTGTTTTTGCCTATCCGGGCGGAAGTCCCTGGACGCTCTCCGCTGCCGAGAAGGCGGCCATGCTGAAACAGAATCATTTCATCACACGTCCGCCGCCCGCCGGCCATTTCGGGGGAGTAGACCTGAAGACCGGCACCGCATTGGTGCAGGTCCTCGACCGGGCCCTGACAAACGGTTCGATGGAGCATCTCTCGTTTCACGGGGTTGGCGGGGATTGGCTCAGTGTCTCACTGCCCGACTTTACCCAACTGCTCGATGCCATGGTGGCTAATCGTGACAAGTTATGGGTAACCGATCCGGTATCGTTGCATAAGTATGAATCCGAACGGGATCAGGCCAAGGTGCAGGTTTTGGAACAACAACCCGGCGGACTCCGCCTCGCCCTCCACGGGCTGAAGGATCCCCTGTATGACGAAGCATTGACCCTGATTACCCCCGTACCCGCCGACTGGAAGAAATGTTCAGTGACCCAGGGCGACCAGGTGGCCACCGTCTCGGCCGTGCAGGGTTCGATCCAGTACGAAGCCTTGCCAGATGGTCCGGACATTGTGATTAAGCCTGTGCGCTGA
- a CDS encoding ABC transporter substrate-binding protein: MSLFLLFLIVGGLALWWGSQRSTLQPPPVAVPAYDRYDYGQGDTSRIIDIGTQPSDLSPSFISECLFHDRILQQQLATGGWTLREHRYLNGRDMLPYCDGRLELMLLGDLPSFLAMAHYRTGLFAISSHGYDTIISAHTLTPDQLKGLRIGYPPGTSAHFTLDRALTIGHLAFTDIISVPLQQKDMESALRNHHVDAVIAWEPTASGIFAHLPGTRTVFRSETYTYIVLDLDFCTRQPALQQKLLAAVLRAIRWGSLDDQNLRTGLQWMHAGELAFTGTATTEATDKWINLLRLEGIANPSFPMLPLGLADPQGQFHQQFEFLKKNGLLADSNNWDRISACLDLTTLPGIVSNESKWQVDRFDYAPAKLFNVNKRALTK; this comes from the coding sequence ATGAGTCTGTTTTTATTATTCCTTATCGTGGGCGGTCTAGCCCTCTGGTGGGGGTCTCAGCGATCGACGTTGCAGCCTCCCCCAGTAGCCGTCCCTGCCTATGACCGTTATGATTACGGCCAAGGCGACACGTCCCGCATCATTGACATTGGCACCCAGCCCAGCGATCTGAGTCCTTCATTTATCAGCGAATGCCTGTTCCATGACCGTATCTTACAGCAACAACTCGCGACCGGGGGCTGGACGCTCCGCGAACACCGCTATCTCAATGGCCGGGATATGCTCCCTTACTGTGACGGCCGGCTCGAGCTTATGCTCCTCGGCGACCTACCGTCCTTCCTTGCCATGGCACACTATCGCACCGGGCTTTTCGCCATCAGCAGTCACGGGTATGACACCATCATCTCCGCGCATACGCTCACGCCTGACCAATTGAAGGGGCTCCGGATCGGGTACCCGCCAGGCACCAGCGCCCATTTTACGCTCGACCGCGCCCTCACCATTGGCCATCTGGCATTTACCGACATTATTTCAGTCCCGCTTCAACAAAAAGACATGGAATCCGCCTTGCGCAACCATCATGTGGATGCGGTGATCGCCTGGGAACCAACCGCCTCCGGCATCTTTGCCCACCTCCCGGGCACCCGCACGGTTTTCCGCTCCGAGACTTACACCTATATCGTGCTCGACCTGGATTTCTGTACCCGTCAGCCTGCACTCCAGCAAAAGCTTCTCGCGGCCGTTCTGCGCGCCATACGCTGGGGAAGTCTTGACGATCAGAACCTCCGCACAGGGCTCCAATGGATGCACGCGGGAGAACTGGCGTTCACAGGAACTGCTACCACCGAGGCCACTGACAAATGGATCAACCTCCTTCGCCTGGAAGGCATCGCCAACCCATCTTTCCCCATGCTGCCGCTTGGCCTTGCCGACCCACAGGGCCAGTTCCATCAACAGTTCGAATTCCTGAAAAAGAATGGCCTCCTCGCGGACTCTAACAACTGGGACCGCATCAGCGCCTGCCTTGATTTGACAACCTTACCGGGAATCGTCAGCAATGAATCCAAGTGGCAGGTCGACCGCTTTGACTACGCCCCCGCCAAGCTCTTCAACGTCAATAAACGGGCTTTGACCAAATGA
- a CDS encoding sugar-binding domain-containing protein — protein MENIKGPIMNNAPVGAAVYQPPVSSSLKLNFNSGWRLAKGRFALEGTDDGGWEQVSTPHTYHERFGYQGIRSGLKDRGPHTYRKRFTVPRDYEGRHLILEFEGIRQRGQFYLNGHLLGRVSHGVTPFGFDITPQVRLGMENLLHVEIDCDDKEFETGAAMCWYFPEFNSLYGGIIRNVFLHVVPEVYATHPLYTFLETEGTYVHAENISTEKRTADIGIEVQVRNDGAAARTTHCKAVLVDRNGREVAAFVAAPLEVNAQETVTFKLGGSVAGLHFWQPGHPYLYDVYTIVGTGSGAPPDVRKLTTGFRKIEVRGAAFYLNNRALMTHGYTPRSQNEWAAVGAAYPDWLHDFSNGFMVKGNARVVRWEHTMPSPQDVASCDRVGLPQIMPGADRENDSVGREWDMRVAIMRDTILYCRNNPSIILWEAANNVLTPEHTREMIALRDRWDPRGTRRPMGGRSEGPEWVSWMYGVRKEKVRLSVDTEYLRDESPRRWWDQWSPPYFNKGGEWKLTDNAGGWNRNQDNICVMQSMVYEQYYMARPGTGEAVCNGGTQIFFADSDSFTRSVDTFRRSGPTDAMRVPKDAFFCNQTMWSNTRELWTEGRPAIFLPGHWNYPAGTVKPMVVFVSPGVERVSLLLNGRDLPGCRRANTFLFTFPEVKWEPGRIEAVGYDAAGRETARSAHETAGDPAALRLKVIAHPDGLRADGSDLVLIETEAVDIQGRRCPLAQNLVRYQVEGPAVWRGGIWEEDVKKYANAQELPVLNGIHRVIIRSTETPGTIRVTAESDELKAATVDVPSHDEGLQNGLARRLPAVLPVVMVGEPVYDPDLGPAPKPPMDAFDEELPGASATGESLFGLSVAFPNGAVLAKGAADGKRIYTDEEWVFKGLPDYLKGADYLMVANGDARTSAGEGVVFKIGRVGRVYVVYDDANEQFPVVSSPTGFRKNADKIIINGRSHSIYCSDDMNGGELTYLGTNNWTGTPPAEANNYVVFIQAT, from the coding sequence ATGGAAAATATCAAGGGACCCATCATGAACAACGCCCCTGTTGGCGCGGCCGTTTATCAGCCGCCCGTGTCCTCCTCGTTAAAACTCAACTTCAATTCAGGATGGCGGCTGGCCAAAGGCCGTTTTGCGCTGGAAGGAACGGACGACGGGGGCTGGGAACAGGTTTCAACCCCGCACACTTACCACGAACGGTTCGGCTACCAGGGGATCAGGAGCGGCCTCAAGGATCGTGGACCTCATACCTACCGCAAGCGCTTCACCGTGCCCAGGGACTATGAGGGTCGGCACTTGATCCTTGAGTTCGAGGGAATCCGCCAGCGTGGGCAGTTCTACTTGAACGGCCACTTGCTTGGCCGCGTCTCCCACGGGGTGACTCCGTTCGGGTTCGACATCACGCCGCAGGTCCGGCTTGGAATGGAAAACCTCCTGCACGTCGAAATCGACTGTGACGACAAGGAGTTCGAGACCGGTGCGGCCATGTGCTGGTATTTCCCGGAATTCAACTCCCTCTACGGCGGTATCATCCGCAACGTGTTCCTTCATGTGGTTCCGGAGGTTTATGCCACCCACCCGCTCTACACCTTCCTGGAAACCGAGGGCACCTATGTCCATGCGGAAAACATCTCAACCGAAAAGCGGACCGCCGATATAGGGATCGAGGTGCAGGTGCGCAATGACGGTGCTGCGGCGAGGACGACCCATTGCAAGGCCGTTTTGGTGGACCGCAATGGCCGCGAGGTCGCCGCTTTCGTGGCAGCGCCGCTCGAAGTGAACGCGCAGGAGACGGTCACGTTCAAACTCGGCGGGAGCGTGGCAGGCCTGCATTTCTGGCAGCCCGGCCACCCGTATCTCTACGATGTCTATACGATTGTCGGCACCGGGTCGGGCGCGCCACCCGACGTGCGCAAGCTCACGACCGGTTTCCGCAAGATCGAGGTGCGCGGGGCGGCATTCTACCTCAACAACCGCGCGCTCATGACCCACGGCTACACTCCGCGCAGCCAGAACGAATGGGCCGCCGTCGGCGCGGCCTACCCTGACTGGCTTCACGATTTCTCCAACGGCTTCATGGTCAAGGGCAATGCCCGCGTGGTCCGCTGGGAACATACCATGCCCTCCCCGCAGGATGTCGCCTCCTGCGACCGTGTCGGCCTGCCGCAGATCATGCCCGGCGCCGACCGCGAGAACGACTCGGTAGGGCGCGAGTGGGACATGCGCGTGGCGATCATGCGCGACACCATCCTCTATTGCCGCAACAACCCAAGCATCATCCTCTGGGAGGCCGCCAACAACGTCCTTACCCCGGAGCACACTCGGGAAATGATCGCCCTGCGCGACCGCTGGGACCCGCGAGGAACCCGGCGCCCGATGGGCGGCCGTTCCGAAGGCCCCGAATGGGTTTCATGGATGTATGGCGTGCGAAAGGAAAAAGTCCGCCTCTCGGTGGACACCGAGTATCTGCGCGATGAATCGCCGCGCCGCTGGTGGGATCAATGGTCGCCGCCTTACTTCAACAAAGGCGGCGAGTGGAAGCTCACCGACAATGCCGGTGGCTGGAACCGGAACCAGGATAACATCTGCGTGATGCAATCCATGGTGTATGAGCAATACTACATGGCCCGGCCAGGCACGGGCGAGGCAGTCTGCAACGGCGGTACCCAGATCTTCTTCGCCGACTCGGACAGCTTTACCCGCAGCGTGGACACGTTCCGCCGCAGCGGCCCCACCGACGCGATGCGCGTGCCGAAGGATGCCTTCTTCTGCAACCAGACGATGTGGAGCAACACCCGGGAGCTCTGGACGGAGGGCCGCCCCGCCATCTTCCTTCCCGGCCATTGGAACTATCCGGCGGGCACCGTCAAGCCCATGGTGGTGTTCGTCAGTCCCGGCGTTGAGCGGGTGAGCCTGCTGCTGAATGGCCGGGATCTTCCCGGCTGCAGGCGCGCCAACACATTCCTCTTCACGTTCCCTGAGGTCAAATGGGAGCCGGGCCGGATTGAAGCGGTGGGGTACGACGCCGCCGGCAGGGAAACGGCCCGCTCCGCGCATGAAACGGCCGGCGATCCGGCGGCGTTGCGCTTGAAGGTGATCGCACATCCTGACGGCCTGCGCGCCGACGGCTCCGACCTCGTTCTGATCGAAACCGAGGCGGTTGATATTCAAGGCCGCCGCTGTCCGCTCGCGCAGAATCTTGTCCGCTACCAGGTTGAGGGCCCCGCCGTTTGGCGCGGGGGCATCTGGGAGGAGGACGTCAAGAAATACGCCAACGCCCAGGAACTCCCCGTACTCAACGGCATCCACCGCGTTATCATCCGTTCTACCGAGACTCCGGGAACGATCAGGGTCACGGCTGAGTCGGACGAGCTCAAGGCCGCGACGGTGGACGTTCCGTCGCATGACGAAGGATTGCAGAACGGCCTCGCCCGTCGATTACCAGCGGTTCTTCCCGTCGTCATGGTCGGCGAACCCGTGTACGATCCCGATCTAGGCCCTGCGCCGAAACCTCCGATGGATGCCTTCGATGAGGAACTGCCCGGCGCTTCCGCGACGGGGGAAAGCCTTTTTGGGTTGAGCGTTGCTTTCCCGAACGGGGCCGTTCTGGCCAAAGGCGCGGCCGACGGCAAGCGTATCTACACGGATGAGGAATGGGTCTTCAAGGGACTGCCGGATTACCTGAAGGGCGCCGATTACCTCATGGTTGCCAACGGCGATGCCCGAACCTCGGCGGGCGAGGGTGTGGTCTTCAAGATCGGCAGGGTGGGGCGGGTCTACGTGGTTTACGACGACGCGAATGAACAGTTCCCGGTGGTCAGCAGCCCCACCGGGTTCAGAAAAAACGCCGACAAGATCATCATCAACGGACGTTCCCACTCGATCTATTGCAGCGACGACATGAACGGCGGGGAATTGACTTATCTGGGAACCAACAACTGGACCGGCACGCCCCCGGCGGAGGCAAACAACTACGTGGTGTTTATTCAGGCCACGTGA
- a CDS encoding thermonuclease family protein, producing the protein MNALVKVYATFLCGVLWLPVMVYSEPNQVTLRLQSQGSPAIQVGQVFIGKVIDVASGETLTLLTPETRQIEVWLAEIEAPEKGQIYWDASRQILAGKVLGNEVTIQVVSIKDMEDGYDYVIAEVYVGSRWVNREMVAEGWAWHYPQYFQSQALALAEQQAREKKLGVWAVVTSERPWEYQNPTPALPEENKIQPLLKMTW; encoded by the coding sequence ATGAACGCATTAGTAAAAGTTTATGCTACCTTTCTTTGTGGCGTTTTATGGCTCCCGGTAATGGTTTATTCGGAGCCTAATCAGGTAACTTTGCGTCTGCAAAGTCAGGGAAGTCCGGCCATTCAGGTCGGACAGGTGTTCATTGGCAAAGTCATTGACGTGGCCAGTGGGGAAACGCTTACGTTGCTCACCCCTGAGACCCGTCAAATTGAGGTGTGGCTGGCGGAAATTGAAGCCCCCGAAAAAGGGCAAATCTACTGGGATGCCTCCCGGCAGATTCTGGCGGGGAAAGTACTGGGTAATGAGGTGACCATCCAGGTGGTCAGTATCAAAGACATGGAAGATGGGTATGACTACGTGATTGCCGAGGTTTATGTAGGGAGCAGATGGGTCAACCGGGAAATGGTGGCGGAAGGGTGGGCTTGGCATTACCCTCAATATTTCCAGTCTCAAGCATTGGCCTTAGCCGAGCAGCAGGCCAGGGAGAAAAAGCTGGGTGTCTGGGCGGTAGTGACTTCAGAGCGGCCTTGGGAATATCAAAATCCTACCCCCGCGCTGCCCGAAGAAAACAAGATCCAGCCCCTCTTGAAAATGACGTGGTAG
- a CDS encoding ATP-binding protein: MKLIPTSFRARIILGFSTLILIFMGTMIGVELAGIPGTAIEGSFARQRASVLNDMELVSTLFSQRISIWSTDCRSSLEGLSRSPFLRRTLEATPPAGALELTGELEAFLLSHSPFDSIALIDPESGTVRAEAGKVMNNRSAADTMFTPAQLARLVIPGYSETIDVHASSSNGEHLRLIRQVISPDSPNKVKALLVGQTSLDNAFQALIGTRAALDSRDWELLLASNFSSTTNIIRQYNPHSNSAKYIIDQQNIFPTLGLAISGTEGAYDGPDENGRKVLAFHRQIRINGSIAWGLALRMDHRLALKPAAAALINQVFFWTILMIIGIGICILIARQLSNPVHELIAVAQRIDQGDLTARAVINDQSELLLLSDVFNNMLNRLQHWHQNLELEISERTRELRASEERFRQLNSKLEKRVIERTKALESANSDLESFSYSVSHDLRAPLRAIEGFSQTIEEDCSGKLNAEEKEYLALIRKNAAKMSSLIEDLLRLARMTRTEMRHEPVDLTALAVELSHSIQAQNPQRRVDWRIAPGLRTQGDNALLRIALENLLNNAWKYTGHSEQAIIEFSRTKSGEPPAFVVRDNGAGFNMEYSSRLFSPFQRMHSSQDFPGTGIGLAIVQRIISRHRGRIWAEATVNQGAAFFFTLADSDNA, translated from the coding sequence ATGAAGCTCATTCCTACCAGCTTCCGGGCGCGTATTATTTTGGGCTTCAGCACCCTCATCCTTATTTTCATGGGGACGATGATCGGGGTTGAGTTGGCGGGTATTCCGGGCACAGCCATTGAAGGGAGTTTCGCCCGCCAGCGCGCCAGTGTTCTTAACGATATGGAGTTGGTCTCAACCCTTTTCAGCCAACGGATCAGCATTTGGTCCACTGATTGCCGTAGCAGCCTCGAAGGGTTAAGCCGGTCCCCCTTCCTACGGCGCACCTTGGAAGCCACTCCCCCTGCGGGCGCCCTTGAACTGACGGGCGAACTCGAGGCTTTTTTATTGAGTCATTCCCCTTTTGATTCCATCGCCCTCATTGACCCTGAAAGCGGCACCGTCCGCGCTGAAGCAGGGAAAGTGATGAATAACCGGTCTGCCGCTGACACCATGTTCACCCCCGCCCAACTGGCACGCCTGGTCATCCCCGGCTATTCAGAAACCATCGACGTTCATGCGTCATCCAGCAATGGCGAACACCTGCGCCTCATCCGCCAGGTGATTTCACCTGACAGCCCGAACAAGGTGAAGGCCCTCCTGGTTGGGCAAACCAGCCTGGACAACGCTTTCCAGGCGCTCATCGGCACGAGAGCGGCCCTTGACTCGCGCGACTGGGAACTCCTGCTTGCCAGCAATTTCAGCAGCACAACCAATATCATCCGCCAATACAACCCCCACTCAAACTCAGCCAAATATATTATTGATCAGCAAAATATTTTCCCCACCTTAGGCCTGGCTATCTCCGGAACAGAAGGCGCCTACGATGGCCCCGACGAAAACGGGCGAAAGGTACTTGCCTTCCATCGCCAGATCAGAATCAACGGCAGCATCGCCTGGGGGCTGGCGCTAAGGATGGATCATCGCCTCGCACTTAAGCCAGCTGCAGCGGCGCTTATAAATCAAGTCTTTTTCTGGACCATTCTCATGATTATCGGTATTGGCATCTGCATCCTGATCGCCCGCCAACTATCCAATCCTGTCCATGAGCTTATTGCCGTGGCACAACGCATCGACCAAGGCGATCTCACCGCCCGTGCGGTAATCAACGATCAATCTGAACTCCTTCTCCTGTCCGACGTCTTCAACAACATGCTTAACCGCCTCCAGCATTGGCATCAGAATCTAGAGCTGGAAATCAGTGAGCGCACCCGCGAGTTAAGGGCCAGCGAAGAACGCTTCCGCCAGCTGAATTCGAAGTTGGAGAAACGTGTGATCGAGCGTACCAAGGCACTTGAATCCGCCAACAGCGATCTGGAGTCCTTCAGTTATTCGGTTAGTCACGATTTGCGTGCGCCGCTTCGTGCCATTGAAGGGTTCAGCCAGACTATTGAAGAGGACTGCTCCGGAAAGCTGAATGCCGAGGAAAAGGAATATCTGGCACTCATCCGGAAAAATGCCGCCAAGATGTCCTCCTTGATCGAGGACCTGCTGCGCCTTGCGCGCATGACCCGGACCGAAATGCGTCATGAACCCGTCGATCTCACTGCACTGGCCGTTGAGCTGAGCCATTCAATCCAAGCACAGAATCCGCAGCGCCGGGTCGACTGGAGAATTGCTCCCGGTCTCCGCACCCAAGGCGATAACGCCCTCCTGCGTATCGCCTTGGAAAACCTTCTTAACAACGCCTGGAAATACACCGGACACAGCGAACAGGCGATCATTGAGTTCAGCCGGACAAAGTCCGGAGAGCCCCCGGCCTTTGTGGTGCGTGACAATGGCGCCGGCTTTAACATGGAATATTCCAGCCGGCTTTTCTCCCCGTTTCAACGAATGCATTCCTCACAGGATTTTCCCGGGACAGGTATTGGCCTCGCGATCGTCCAGCGCATCATCAGCCGGCACAGGGGGCGTATCTGGGCTGAAGCCACGGTCAATCAAGGCGCGGCCTTCTTCTTTACGTTAGCCGATTCTGATAACGCCTGA
- a CDS encoding HU family DNA-binding protein, with translation MKSKSEIITELAETVGVEKKQVAELLEALVKMAFREASDGFNIPGLGKLVKVERAARTGRNPATGASIEIPAKTVLKFKIAKAAKDAILTV, from the coding sequence ATGAAGTCCAAGAGTGAAATCATTACTGAGTTGGCCGAAACGGTCGGAGTTGAAAAGAAACAGGTCGCGGAGCTGCTGGAGGCCCTGGTCAAAATGGCGTTCCGTGAAGCGTCGGATGGGTTCAACATTCCGGGGTTGGGGAAACTTGTCAAGGTGGAGCGTGCGGCCCGGACGGGGCGCAATCCTGCCACAGGGGCATCCATTGAGATTCCCGCCAAGACGGTTTTGAAATTCAAGATCGCCAAGGCCGCCAAGGATGCCATCCTGACGGTGTAA